In Kordiimonas pumila, a single genomic region encodes these proteins:
- a CDS encoding amidohydrolase: MKGLVIGLIGGLCLSGTVAAETSISKDIDADYDYLENLYKHLHQTPELSFKEDKTSVRMAEELRNAGYTVTEKVGGYGVVGVLKNGEGPTILVRTDMDALPVDEKTGVPYSSTVKTIDDVGKTVSVMHACGHDMHMTVFTGTARLLAAKKDKWKGTLVLIAQPAEERGSGARAMLSDSLYERFPRPDYALGLHVSAGLPAGVIGYTPGYAMANVDTVDITLFGIGGHGAAPHTTKDPVVLAAQVVTSLQTLVSRELNPTDPGVVTVGSIHGGTKHNIISGQVDLQLTVRSYSDKARETLLRGIERIAKGQAVSMGLPEDKMPIVKISKERTPAVYNTPEVTAGVIAMLEGELGEQHLLKIDPVMAGEDFSEYGRVEPAIPSVFMWLGAVAPDTYDKAQKSGAALPSLHSAYFAPMPKPTIKTGVETLTDSALYLFNK; the protein is encoded by the coding sequence ATGAAGGGTTTGGTTATAGGTCTTATTGGTGGGCTATGTCTGTCTGGAACAGTGGCAGCAGAAACATCTATCAGTAAAGATATAGATGCAGATTATGATTATCTGGAAAACCTTTATAAACATCTCCACCAAACTCCGGAGCTTTCTTTTAAAGAAGATAAAACATCGGTTAGGATGGCAGAAGAGCTCCGTAATGCAGGTTACACAGTCACAGAAAAGGTGGGCGGTTACGGCGTTGTTGGTGTGCTAAAAAATGGTGAAGGACCAACTATTTTGGTCCGTACTGATATGGATGCATTGCCTGTAGATGAAAAAACAGGCGTTCCTTATAGTAGCACAGTTAAAACAATTGATGATGTAGGCAAAACAGTTTCAGTGATGCACGCATGCGGTCACGATATGCATATGACGGTATTTACCGGTACTGCGCGCCTGCTTGCTGCAAAAAAAGATAAGTGGAAAGGCACTTTAGTGCTTATTGCTCAGCCAGCTGAAGAACGTGGCTCTGGTGCAAGAGCGATGCTTTCCGATAGTCTTTATGAGCGTTTTCCTCGCCCTGATTATGCTCTTGGCTTGCATGTTAGTGCAGGGTTGCCTGCAGGTGTGATCGGATATACGCCAGGCTATGCCATGGCCAATGTAGATACGGTTGATATTACTTTGTTTGGTATTGGCGGGCACGGTGCAGCACCGCATACCACAAAAGACCCGGTTGTTTTAGCAGCTCAAGTAGTAACTTCTCTGCAAACGCTGGTTTCACGCGAGCTTAACCCTACAGACCCCGGTGTTGTCACTGTTGGCTCAATACACGGCGGTACAAAACATAACATTATCTCAGGGCAGGTTGATCTTCAGCTTACTGTGCGATCTTATTCCGATAAGGCAAGGGAAACCTTATTAAGGGGTATAGAGCGTATTGCTAAAGGGCAGGCCGTCTCAATGGGTTTGCCTGAAGATAAAATGCCGATTGTGAAAATTAGTAAAGAAAGAACTCCGGCTGTTTATAATACCCCAGAAGTCACTGCAGGTGTGATTGCTATGCTGGAGGGCGAGCTTGGTGAACAGCATCTCTTGAAAATTGATCCAGTAATGGCTGGCGAAGATTTTTCTGAATATGGGCGTGTAGAACCTGCTATTCCAAGCGTCTTTATGTGGCTTGGTGCCGTTGCCCCTGATACATATGACAAGGCGCAAAAGAGTGGCGCTGCGCTACCGTCACTTCATTCCGCATATTTTGCACCAATGCCAAAACCAACCATTAAAACGGGTGTAGAGACACTAACAGATTCGGCACTTTATCTGTTCA
- a CDS encoding GlcG/HbpS family heme-binding protein has translation MVALKAFKPITVVLTLLLVLTGAAFISQKSWAQVVTTKTVSLKLAERLITACEIAARSKKLSMSLSVVDYTGNPVMIKRMDGASYKTLEVATGKAKTAALLGVPSAALQELVDNGKLSYLTIPDMIMIRGGLPIMDGDDVIGGFAASGSTEVQDEDCVQSALQKWDLEKSND, from the coding sequence ATGGTAGCTCTAAAGGCTTTTAAGCCAATTACTGTGGTTTTGACCCTTTTGCTTGTCTTGACAGGAGCGGCGTTTATTAGTCAGAAATCATGGGCACAGGTTGTTACTACAAAAACTGTCAGTCTTAAACTTGCCGAAAGGTTGATAACGGCATGTGAAATAGCTGCAAGATCAAAAAAGCTCAGTATGTCATTGAGTGTAGTAGATTATACAGGAAATCCGGTGATGATAAAGCGCATGGATGGCGCCAGTTATAAAACACTCGAGGTTGCAACCGGCAAAGCCAAAACTGCGGCGCTTTTAGGAGTTCCAAGTGCAGCGCTTCAGGAGCTGGTGGATAACGGTAAACTCAGCTATCTAACAATTCCGGATATGATTATGATACGGGGAGGGCTTCCCATAATGGATGGGGATGATGTTATCGGTGGGTTTGCGGCAAGTGGTAGCACAGAAGTGCAGGACGAAGACTGTGTACAGAGTGCCTTACAGAAATGGGATTTAGAAAAAAGTAACGATTAG